The Nocardioides sp. S-1144 genome includes a region encoding these proteins:
- the nrdR gene encoding transcriptional regulator NrdR has product MHCPYCRGTDTRVLDSRVADDGGSIRRRRTCSSCERRFTTVELMQLSIRKRSGASEPFARDKAVAGVRKACKGRPVSDAQLACLGQEVEDTLRLTGAAEVPAHEVGLAILGPLRALDEVAYLRFASVYRSFESADDFIKEIAAMHAESTPSLATQPAPTG; this is encoded by the coding sequence GTGCACTGCCCGTACTGCCGCGGCACCGACACCCGGGTTCTCGACTCCCGTGTCGCCGACGACGGCGGCTCGATCCGCCGCCGTCGCACCTGCTCGTCGTGCGAGCGTCGCTTCACCACCGTCGAGCTCATGCAGCTCTCGATCCGCAAGCGCTCCGGTGCCAGCGAGCCCTTCGCCCGCGACAAGGCCGTGGCCGGCGTGCGCAAGGCGTGCAAGGGCCGTCCGGTGAGCGACGCGCAGCTGGCGTGCCTGGGCCAGGAGGTCGAGGACACCCTGCGCCTCACCGGTGCCGCCGAGGTCCCGGCCCACGAGGTCGGCCTGGCCATCCTGGGTCCGTTGCGGGCCCTCGACGAGGTCGCCTACCTCCGCTTCGCCAGCGTCTACCGCTCCTTCGAGTCGGCCGACGACTTCATCAAGGAGATCGCGGCCATGCACGCCGAGTCGACCCCGTCGCTCGCGACCCAGCCGGCACCGACCGGCTGA
- a CDS encoding protein-tyrosine phosphatase family protein: MTIRPDLEHANAVFVTERLLVGGDLDQRDDHLAGRQLDELVAAGLTHVIDARVEADDREFVERHAPGVTYLWHGMDDAGQRVPPAWFEAGVAWVLEALEDPDAVVLTHCHMGINRGPSLGYAVLLAQGVDPVDAIAAIRAVRPISAVAYAEDALRWHHHRSSASSSERRRDRARLRAWRQENPLDVLRIIAQQRRAGA; this comes from the coding sequence GTGACCATCCGGCCCGACCTCGAGCACGCGAACGCGGTGTTCGTGACCGAGCGCCTGCTCGTCGGGGGAGACCTCGACCAGCGCGACGACCACCTGGCCGGGCGCCAGCTCGACGAGCTCGTCGCGGCCGGGCTGACCCACGTCATCGACGCGCGGGTCGAGGCCGACGACCGCGAGTTCGTCGAGCGCCACGCCCCCGGCGTCACCTACCTCTGGCACGGCATGGACGACGCCGGGCAGCGCGTGCCGCCGGCCTGGTTCGAGGCCGGTGTCGCCTGGGTGCTGGAGGCGCTTGAGGACCCGGACGCCGTCGTCCTCACGCACTGCCACATGGGCATCAACCGCGGGCCGTCGCTGGGGTACGCCGTCCTGCTCGCGCAGGGCGTCGACCCGGTCGACGCGATCGCCGCCATCCGCGCCGTGCGTCCGATCTCGGCGGTGGCCTACGCCGAGGACGCGCTGCGCTGGCACCACCACCGGAGCAGCGCGTCGTCGTCCGAGCGCCGCCGTGACCGCGCCCGGTTGCGGGCCTGGCGCCAGGAGAACCCCCTCGACGTGCTGCGGATCATCGCCCAGCAGCGCCGCGCCGGCGCCTGA
- a CDS encoding ADP-ribosylglycohydrolase family protein, translating into MTSSTTARLDRAAGVLLATAAGDALGVPYEFARPPAADELAEMTGGGLGGFAPGEWSDDTAMAVAIAEVAATGADLTTDDALDAIALGFLRWYDDGPADIGVQTSAVLGATRRNLGRPGGPGGGRPAEVMAAVAATYAVEHAHSAGNGALMRTAPVALAHLEDRDRLARAARLVARLTHADPLAGDACVLWSEAIRVAVVEGRIGVRAGLDLLPADRRAPWSGWLDAALAGPAAGFTPNGYTVTALQAAVAAVAGTPDADHRHLQDALHAAVRIGDDTDTVAAIAGGLLGARWGARAVPEAWRRAVHGWPGRDGDDLLALAARAVRGDRPGNATPGDQG; encoded by the coding sequence ATGACGTCATCGACCACCGCCCGGCTCGACCGCGCCGCCGGCGTCCTGCTCGCGACGGCCGCCGGGGACGCCCTCGGCGTGCCCTACGAGTTCGCCCGACCGCCCGCGGCCGACGAGCTCGCCGAGATGACCGGCGGCGGGCTGGGCGGCTTCGCGCCGGGGGAGTGGAGCGACGACACCGCGATGGCGGTCGCGATCGCGGAGGTCGCCGCGACCGGCGCCGACCTCACCACCGACGACGCGCTCGACGCGATCGCGCTCGGCTTCCTGCGCTGGTACGACGACGGTCCGGCCGACATCGGCGTCCAGACCAGCGCGGTCCTGGGCGCCACCCGCCGCAACCTCGGTCGCCCCGGTGGTCCGGGCGGCGGTCGTCCGGCCGAGGTGATGGCCGCCGTGGCCGCGACCTACGCCGTCGAGCACGCCCACTCCGCGGGCAACGGCGCCCTGATGCGGACCGCCCCCGTCGCGCTCGCCCACCTCGAGGACCGCGACCGGCTGGCCCGCGCCGCGCGGCTCGTCGCCCGGCTCACCCACGCCGACCCGCTTGCCGGGGATGCCTGCGTGCTGTGGTCGGAGGCGATCCGGGTGGCCGTCGTCGAGGGCCGGATCGGCGTCCGCGCCGGCCTCGACCTCCTGCCCGCCGACCGTCGCGCCCCGTGGTCGGGCTGGCTCGATGCGGCCCTCGCCGGCCCAGCGGCGGGCTTCACGCCGAACGGGTACACCGTCACCGCCCTCCAGGCCGCGGTCGCCGCGGTCGCCGGCACCCCCGACGCCGACCACCGTCACCTCCAGGACGCGCTGCACGCCGCCGTCCGGATCGGCGACGACACCGACACCGTCGCCGCCATCGCCGGCGGGCTCCTCGGTGCCCGCTGGGGAGCGCGCGCGGTGCCGGAGGCCTGGCGCCGCGCCGTGCACGGGTGGCCCGGCCGCGACGGCGACGACCTCCTCGCACTGGCCGCCCGCGCGGTGCGTGGCGACCGGCCCGGGAACGCCACGCCGGGAGACCAGGGCTAG
- a CDS encoding vitamin B12-dependent ribonucleotide reductase: protein MTETVSGASSSTQGTTNGKGHGKGLTVERVFSTPGVHPYDEVTWERRDVVQTNWKTGATVFEQRGVEYPSTWSVNASTIVTTKYFRGAVGTEAREQSLRQLIDRIVKTYTKAGADHGYFATDADTEVFEHELTWLLVNQYFSFNSPVWFNVGTASPQQVSACFILSVDDSMDSILNWYKEEGFIFKGGSGAGLNLSRIRSSKELLSSGGTASGPVSFMRGADASAGTIKSGGATRRAAKMVVLDVDHPDIVEFVETKAKEEDKIRALRDAGFDMDLGGADITSVQYQNANNSVRVSDEFMRAVEDGTDFALRGRKNGEEIERVDARGLFRKISEAAWACADPGLQYDDTINDWHTNPETGRITASNPCSEYMSLDNSSCNLASLNLLKFLKDDDTFDAALFAKAVEFIITAMDISICFADFPTEPIGETTRNYRQLGIGYANLGALLMAMGLGYDSDGGRAMAATITSLMTGQSYKRSAELAAVVGPYAGYARNADAHKRVMRKHQAANDTIRTLAIADSGVHKLATQAWAEVQKLGEANGFRNAQASVLAPTGTIGFMMDCDTTGIEPDFSLVKFKKLVGGGSMQIVNQTIPRALRKMGYQPEQVEAIVAYIGENGHVIDAPGLRLEHYEVFDTAMGARSLKPMGHVRMMAACQPFLSGAISKTVNLPESATVEEIEDVYLQSWKLGLKATAVYRDNCKVGQPLSDGKGDNKGKDSNLATDAEADETPTKVIEKVIYAPTRKRLPKSRVSRTTSFTVGGAEGYMTSGAHDDGELGEVFLKLGKQGSTLAGVMDAFSIAVSIGLQYGVPLETYVSKFTNLRFEPAGLTDDPDVRMAQSLMDYVFRRLALDYLDFDARSMLGIYSASERQRHLETGSYDLPPEETGNASELIESGVELVSPQPVTAEAEVVETKDTHGAEQREVPAKVTTTKAHTSAELLEQLTGTAVDSPLCMTCGTKMRPAGSCYVCEGCGSTSGCS from the coding sequence ATGACCGAGACCGTCAGCGGCGCCAGCAGCTCGACCCAGGGCACCACGAACGGCAAGGGGCACGGCAAGGGACTGACCGTCGAGCGCGTGTTCAGCACGCCCGGCGTCCACCCCTACGACGAGGTCACCTGGGAGCGTCGCGACGTCGTCCAGACCAACTGGAAGACCGGCGCGACCGTCTTCGAGCAGCGCGGCGTCGAGTACCCCTCGACCTGGTCGGTCAACGCCTCGACCATCGTCACGACCAAGTACTTCCGCGGCGCCGTCGGCACCGAGGCGCGCGAGCAGAGCCTGCGCCAGCTCATCGACCGGATCGTGAAGACCTACACCAAGGCCGGCGCCGACCACGGCTACTTCGCCACCGACGCCGACACCGAGGTCTTCGAGCACGAGCTCACCTGGCTCCTGGTCAACCAGTACTTCTCGTTCAACTCCCCGGTCTGGTTCAACGTCGGCACCGCCTCACCGCAGCAGGTCTCGGCGTGCTTCATCCTCTCCGTCGACGACTCGATGGACTCGATCCTCAACTGGTACAAGGAGGAGGGGTTCATCTTCAAGGGCGGCTCCGGCGCCGGCCTCAACCTCTCGCGCATCCGCTCCTCCAAGGAGCTGCTCTCCTCCGGCGGCACCGCCTCCGGGCCGGTCTCCTTCATGCGCGGCGCCGACGCCTCCGCCGGCACCATCAAGTCCGGTGGCGCCACGCGCCGCGCGGCCAAGATGGTCGTCCTCGACGTCGACCACCCCGACATCGTCGAGTTCGTCGAGACCAAGGCCAAGGAGGAGGACAAGATCCGCGCCCTGCGCGACGCCGGCTTCGACATGGACCTCGGCGGCGCCGACATCACCTCCGTGCAGTACCAGAACGCCAACAACTCGGTCCGCGTCTCCGACGAGTTCATGCGCGCCGTCGAGGACGGCACCGACTTCGCGCTGCGCGGTCGCAAGAACGGCGAGGAGATCGAGCGCGTCGACGCCCGCGGCCTGTTCCGCAAGATCTCGGAGGCCGCGTGGGCCTGCGCCGACCCGGGCCTGCAGTACGACGACACGATCAACGACTGGCACACCAACCCCGAGACCGGCCGGATCACGGCGTCCAACCCGTGCTCGGAGTACATGTCGCTCGACAACTCCTCGTGCAACCTGGCCTCGCTGAACCTGCTCAAGTTCCTCAAGGACGACGACACCTTCGACGCCGCCCTGTTCGCGAAGGCCGTCGAGTTCATCATCACCGCGATGGACATCTCGATCTGCTTCGCCGACTTCCCGACCGAGCCGATCGGCGAGACCACCCGCAACTACCGCCAGCTCGGCATCGGCTACGCCAACCTCGGCGCGCTGCTGATGGCCATGGGCCTGGGCTACGACTCCGACGGTGGCCGCGCGATGGCGGCGACCATCACCTCGCTGATGACCGGCCAGTCCTACAAGCGCTCCGCCGAGCTCGCCGCCGTCGTCGGCCCCTACGCCGGCTACGCCCGCAACGCCGACGCCCACAAGCGCGTGATGCGCAAGCACCAGGCGGCCAACGACACGATCCGCACCCTCGCGATCGCCGACAGCGGCGTCCACAAGCTGGCCACGCAGGCCTGGGCCGAGGTCCAGAAGCTCGGCGAGGCCAACGGCTTCCGCAACGCGCAGGCCTCGGTGCTCGCGCCCACCGGCACCATCGGCTTCATGATGGACTGCGACACCACCGGCATCGAGCCCGACTTCTCGCTGGTGAAGTTCAAGAAGCTCGTCGGCGGCGGCTCGATGCAGATCGTCAACCAGACCATCCCGCGCGCGCTGCGCAAGATGGGCTACCAGCCCGAGCAGGTCGAGGCGATCGTCGCCTACATCGGCGAGAACGGTCACGTCATCGACGCCCCCGGCCTGCGCCTGGAGCACTACGAGGTCTTCGACACCGCGATGGGCGCCCGCTCGCTCAAGCCGATGGGCCACGTCCGGATGATGGCGGCCTGCCAGCCGTTCCTGTCCGGCGCGATCTCCAAGACCGTCAACCTGCCCGAGTCGGCCACGGTCGAGGAGATCGAGGACGTCTACCTGCAGTCGTGGAAGCTGGGCCTCAAGGCCACCGCCGTCTACCGCGACAACTGCAAGGTCGGCCAGCCCCTCTCCGACGGCAAGGGCGACAACAAGGGCAAGGACTCCAACCTCGCCACGGACGCCGAGGCCGACGAGACGCCCACCAAGGTGATCGAGAAGGTCATCTACGCCCCGACCCGCAAGCGCCTCCCGAAGTCCCGCGTCTCGCGCACCACGTCGTTCACCGTCGGCGGTGCCGAGGGCTACATGACCTCCGGCGCCCACGACGACGGCGAGCTCGGCGAGGTCTTCCTCAAGCTCGGCAAGCAGGGCTCGACCCTGGCCGGCGTGATGGACGCCTTCTCGATCGCGGTCTCGATCGGCCTGCAGTACGGCGTCCCGCTCGAGACCTACGTCTCGAAGTTCACCAACCTGCGCTTCGAGCCCGCCGGCCTCACCGACGACCCCGACGTCCGGATGGCGCAGTCGCTCATGGACTACGTCTTCCGCAGGCTCGCGCTGGACTACCTCGACTTCGACGCCCGCTCGATGCTCGGCATCTACTCGGCCAGCGAGCGTCAGCGCCACCTCGAGACCGGCTCCTACGACCTCCCGCCCGAGGAGACCGGCAACGCCTCCGAGCTCATCGAGTCCGGCGTCGAGCTCGTCTCGCCCCAGCCCGTGACCGCGGAGGCCGAGGTCGTCGAGACCAAGGACACCCACGGGGCCGAGCAGCGCGAGGTCCCCGCCAAGGTCACCACGACCAAGGCCCACACCTCCGCCGAGCTGCTCGAGCAGCTCACCGGCACGGCCGTGGACTCCCCGCTCTGCATGACCTGCGGCACCAAGATGCGTCCCGCCGGCTCCTGCTACGTGTGCGAGGGCTGCGGCAGCACCAGCGGCTGCAGCTGA
- a CDS encoding SIR2 family NAD-dependent protein deacylase: MSGHLFVAHGDLTRLACDAIVVPCDGAGNVSDSWAALLPPDLPRGDGPGWLRVGSPDAAGAVDLGTHAGRRVVALDTVSGAPSPADLAARTWAAVDRLGPGLTARDGRRQPLVALPLVGTGDGGLAGRRGEVVAALLERRRERTPSVDVALVLRDRRDVAAVQARRVDADWDCLPPHLRGEADRLGTLAGEGRLSLFLGAGVSMPVGLPDWWSLLGSIAAEEPVVDLAGVDDPLDAASRLVRSRGAEPFLDAVVARVSTDRHGIGHALLGGLGVRQSVTTNFDACFETALHGVRGDDVDVLTRSVADGSRPWLLKLHGDVAVPSSLVLTSEQYAVHAADHQALDGVVQALLLTSHLLFVGFSLTDANFLRLARQVDVVRAESAGARTTPSGTALALTTRDVTAAGYQGLTMLPMSPGLDRPAAGRVLEIFLDRLAWTAARAHDLSSEYLLDERYASGLSAADRVLKQHLLALAARPGVTDSEAWPEVRRLLHRLGGGADER, translated from the coding sequence ATGAGCGGCCACCTGTTCGTCGCGCACGGCGACCTGACCCGGCTCGCCTGCGACGCGATCGTCGTCCCGTGCGACGGCGCCGGCAACGTCTCGGACTCCTGGGCGGCGCTGCTGCCGCCGGACCTCCCGCGAGGAGACGGCCCGGGCTGGTTGCGGGTGGGTTCCCCGGACGCCGCGGGCGCCGTCGACCTCGGCACGCACGCGGGGCGGCGCGTGGTCGCCCTCGACACCGTCAGCGGTGCGCCCTCGCCCGCCGACCTCGCCGCGCGGACCTGGGCCGCGGTGGACCGACTCGGCCCCGGCCTCACCGCCCGGGACGGGCGTCGGCAGCCGCTGGTCGCGCTCCCGCTGGTCGGCACCGGCGACGGCGGGCTGGCCGGGCGCCGCGGCGAGGTGGTCGCAGCCCTCCTCGAGCGTCGACGCGAGCGGACGCCGTCCGTCGACGTCGCGCTCGTGCTCCGCGACCGGCGCGACGTCGCCGCCGTCCAGGCGCGGCGGGTGGACGCCGACTGGGACTGCCTCCCGCCGCACCTGCGCGGCGAGGCGGACCGGCTCGGGACGTTGGCCGGCGAAGGCCGGCTCTCGCTCTTCCTCGGCGCGGGTGTCTCGATGCCCGTCGGCCTGCCGGACTGGTGGTCGCTGCTGGGGTCGATCGCGGCCGAGGAGCCGGTCGTCGACCTCGCCGGTGTCGACGACCCGCTGGACGCCGCCAGCCGGCTGGTGCGCTCGCGCGGCGCCGAGCCGTTCCTCGACGCGGTGGTGGCCCGGGTCAGCACCGACCGTCACGGCATCGGCCACGCCCTCCTCGGGGGGCTCGGCGTCCGGCAGAGCGTGACGACGAACTTCGATGCCTGCTTCGAGACCGCGTTGCACGGCGTCCGCGGCGACGACGTCGACGTGCTGACCCGCAGCGTCGCCGACGGCAGCCGCCCGTGGCTCCTGAAGCTGCACGGCGACGTCGCTGTGCCGTCGTCCCTGGTGCTGACGAGCGAGCAGTACGCCGTCCACGCCGCCGATCACCAGGCCCTCGACGGCGTCGTCCAGGCCCTCCTGCTGACCAGCCACCTGCTCTTCGTCGGCTTCAGCCTCACCGACGCCAACTTCCTGCGCCTCGCGCGCCAGGTGGACGTCGTCCGCGCCGAGAGCGCCGGTGCCCGCACCACCCCCAGCGGCACCGCCCTCGCCCTCACCACCCGCGACGTCACGGCCGCCGGCTACCAGGGCCTCACGATGCTCCCGATGAGCCCGGGCCTCGACCGGCCCGCCGCCGGCCGGGTCCTCGAGATCTTCCTCGACCGACTCGCCTGGACCGCCGCCCGGGCCCACGACCTGTCCTCGGAGTACCTGCTCGACGAGCGGTACGCCTCGGGACTGTCCGCCGCCGACCGCGTGCTCAAGCAGCACCTTCTCGCCTTGGCCGCTCGGCCCGGGGTCACCGACAGCGAGGCGTGGCCGGAGGTGCGCAGGTTGTTGCACCGACTCGGCGGCGGTGCTGACGAGCGGTAG
- a CDS encoding very short patch repair endonuclease: MGTEPPRERPARALSDKMSRLARSRTAPEILLRRELHRRGLRFRTQVKVPGNRRRTIDIALTRAKVAVFVDGCFWHACPDHFTQPRANADWWRWKMDGNVARDRDTDELLRAAGWQVVRVWEHEDVVIAADAVQRLWRERTAST; encoded by the coding sequence GTGGGCACCGAACCTCCTCGTGAGCGGCCCGCCCGTGCCCTCTCCGACAAGATGTCGAGGCTGGCCCGCAGCCGGACCGCGCCCGAGATCCTGCTGCGCCGGGAGCTGCACCGCCGGGGCCTGCGGTTCCGGACCCAGGTCAAGGTGCCCGGCAACCGGCGTCGCACGATCGACATCGCCCTCACCCGCGCCAAGGTCGCGGTGTTCGTCGACGGGTGCTTCTGGCACGCCTGTCCCGACCACTTCACGCAGCCGAGGGCCAACGCCGACTGGTGGCGCTGGAAGATGGACGGCAACGTCGCCCGCGACCGCGACACCGACGAGCTGCTGCGGGCGGCGGGATGGCAGGTCGTGCGGGTCTGGGAGCACGAGGATGTCGTGATCGCCGCCGACGCCGTCCAGCGCCTGTGGCGCGAACGGACCGCGTCGACCTAG
- a CDS encoding NrtR DNA-binding winged helix domain-containing protein, with the protein MSDLGDYPRPHLAVDLVILTTGALRPEDDRVSLGVLVQRRADGRAVLPGRFVRERHTVLETVRELLAEKLDFRPRRDVHLEMIDLYDAPERDERGWVVSVGHLTTLLPDDVERLSPDLVEVLPITGNAARGRRVTRESLAHDHDAMVTTAVRRARRRYERSPDPLRLARAPYTLSQLRHVHEAVLGEPLKRDTFNRRMQPFLTAATGPRGDLLVSDTGGRPAQLFRPTTARDRDPEAGPFPLPRTASR; encoded by the coding sequence GTGAGCGACCTCGGTGACTACCCGCGGCCCCACCTCGCGGTGGACCTGGTCATCCTGACCACGGGCGCGCTGCGCCCGGAGGACGACCGCGTCTCCCTCGGCGTGCTCGTCCAACGACGTGCCGACGGTCGCGCCGTGCTGCCCGGACGCTTCGTCCGCGAGCGCCACACGGTCCTGGAGACGGTGCGCGAGCTGCTCGCCGAGAAGCTCGACTTCCGGCCGCGCCGCGACGTCCACCTCGAGATGATCGACCTCTACGACGCCCCCGAGCGCGACGAGCGCGGCTGGGTCGTCTCGGTCGGCCACCTCACGACGTTGCTGCCCGACGACGTCGAGCGACTCTCCCCCGACCTCGTCGAGGTGCTGCCGATCACGGGGAACGCCGCACGGGGCCGCCGCGTGACCCGGGAGTCGCTGGCCCACGACCACGACGCGATGGTGACGACCGCCGTCCGGCGCGCGCGCCGCCGCTACGAGCGCTCCCCCGACCCGCTCCGCCTCGCACGGGCGCCGTACACGCTCAGCCAGCTGCGCCACGTGCACGAGGCGGTGCTCGGGGAGCCGCTCAAGCGCGACACCTTCAACCGGCGGATGCAGCCGTTCCTCACGGCCGCGACCGGTCCTCGCGGCGACCTCCTCGTCTCCGACACCGGCGGCCGCCCGGCCCAGCTGTTCCGGCCGACCACCGCGAGGGACCGCGACCCCGAGGCCGGCCCGTTCCCGCTGCCACGGACGGCGTCGCGATGA
- a CDS encoding mismatch-specific DNA-glycosylase, whose translation MEVLPDIVAAEPRVVFCGLAGAASTKLRDHYYETPGNSFWESLHLSGFSPRRLRPDEDRLVAELGLGLTDLVGHWDPRSVELDALVAKLETWRPEWIAFTSKGVAAEAARADGVRRPGLGPRDWYLGGAQVFVLPGVSGANQRHDYDGRPTRLAWWRDLAALAL comes from the coding sequence ATGGAGGTGCTGCCCGACATCGTCGCCGCGGAGCCGCGGGTCGTCTTCTGCGGTCTCGCGGGCGCCGCGAGCACCAAGCTGCGCGACCACTACTACGAGACGCCCGGCAACAGCTTCTGGGAGTCGTTGCACCTGAGCGGGTTCTCGCCGCGCCGGTTGCGACCCGACGAGGACCGTCTCGTGGCCGAGCTCGGTCTCGGGCTGACCGACCTCGTCGGGCACTGGGACCCGCGCAGCGTCGAGCTCGACGCGCTGGTGGCCAAGCTCGAGACCTGGCGGCCCGAGTGGATCGCGTTCACCTCGAAGGGGGTCGCGGCCGAGGCTGCCCGGGCCGACGGCGTGCGCCGTCCGGGGCTCGGACCGCGCGACTGGTACCTCGGCGGCGCCCAGGTGTTCGTGCTCCCCGGGGTCAGCGGCGCCAACCAGCGCCACGACTACGACGGGCGCCCGACACGCCTGGCCTGGTGGCGCGACCTGGCCGCCCTGGCGCTCTGA
- a CDS encoding MFS transporter: MATAPGVRDTPPPDKAPDLPADYKPWPALLAMVVGFFMILVDNTIVSVATPAIMQDLRTDYNAVIWVTSAYLLAYAVPLLVTGRLGDRFGPKNVYLAGLVVFTLASLWCGLTDSIEMLILARVVQGFGAAMITPQTMAVITRTFPPAKRGGAMALWGATAGVATLVGPILGGVLVDSLGWEWIFIVNVPIGVIGFVLAWRLVPVLPTHTHSFDWLGVALSGIGVFLVVFGIQEGEKYDWGQIEGLISVPLLIVVGVVVFAAFVFWQSRIKAEPLVPLGLFRDRNFSLGNGGIALVSLGITSMSLPFFFYAQGVRGWSPTESALLMAPMAVVLMILSPFVGKLVDRTHPRNITVVGFGTAAVAMFWLSQLIEPTTPVWQLCLPMALFGVSNACLWAPLSATATRNLPMASAGSGAGVYNTTRQVGAVLGSAAIAALIQGRLTANGIEGSSQDLQAAGDTMPSFIQGPFSQAMSQTLYLPVGAFLIGLVLVLFLAKPSHAGHGRAPEAKADSVATP, translated from the coding sequence ATGGCAACCGCACCTGGCGTGAGGGACACCCCGCCGCCCGACAAGGCACCCGACCTGCCGGCCGACTACAAGCCGTGGCCGGCGCTGCTGGCCATGGTGGTCGGCTTCTTCATGATCCTGGTCGACAACACGATCGTGTCGGTCGCGACGCCGGCGATCATGCAGGACCTCCGCACCGACTACAACGCCGTCATCTGGGTCACCAGCGCCTACCTGCTCGCCTACGCCGTGCCGCTGCTGGTCACCGGCCGCCTCGGCGACCGGTTCGGGCCGAAGAACGTCTACCTCGCCGGCCTCGTCGTGTTCACCCTCGCCTCGCTGTGGTGCGGCCTGACCGACTCCATCGAGATGCTCATCCTCGCCCGCGTCGTGCAGGGCTTTGGCGCGGCGATGATCACGCCCCAGACGATGGCGGTGATCACCCGGACCTTCCCGCCGGCCAAGCGCGGCGGGGCGATGGCCCTGTGGGGCGCCACGGCCGGCGTCGCGACGCTCGTCGGGCCGATCCTCGGCGGCGTCCTGGTCGACTCCCTCGGGTGGGAGTGGATCTTCATCGTCAACGTGCCGATCGGCGTGATCGGCTTCGTGCTGGCCTGGCGCCTGGTGCCCGTGCTGCCGACCCACACCCACTCCTTCGACTGGCTCGGCGTCGCACTGAGCGGCATCGGGGTGTTCCTGGTCGTCTTCGGCATCCAGGAGGGCGAGAAGTACGACTGGGGCCAGATCGAGGGCCTCATCAGCGTCCCGCTGCTCATCGTCGTCGGCGTGGTCGTGTTCGCGGCGTTCGTGTTCTGGCAGAGCCGGATCAAGGCCGAGCCGCTCGTGCCGCTCGGCCTCTTCCGCGACCGCAACTTCTCCCTCGGCAACGGCGGCATCGCCCTGGTCTCGCTCGGCATCACCTCGATGTCGCTGCCGTTCTTCTTCTACGCCCAGGGCGTCCGCGGCTGGAGCCCCACCGAGTCGGCGCTGCTGATGGCGCCGATGGCCGTGGTGCTGATGATCCTGTCGCCGTTCGTCGGCAAGCTCGTCGACCGCACCCACCCCCGCAACATCACCGTGGTCGGCTTCGGCACCGCGGCGGTGGCGATGTTCTGGCTCTCGCAGCTCATCGAGCCGACCACGCCGGTCTGGCAGCTCTGCCTGCCGATGGCCCTGTTCGGCGTGTCCAACGCCTGCCTCTGGGCCCCGCTGAGCGCGACCGCGACCCGCAACCTGCCGATGGCCTCGGCCGGGTCGGGCGCCGGCGTCTACAACACGACCCGCCAGGTCGGCGCCGTGCTCGGCAGCGCCGCGATCGCGGCCCTGATCCAGGGCCGGCTCACCGCCAACGGCATCGAGGGCTCCTCCCAGGACCTGCAGGCCGCCGGCGACACGATGCCGTCGTTCATCCAGGGACCCTTCTCCCAGGCGATGTCGCAGACGCTCTACCTCCCGGTCGGCGCGTTCCTCATCGGGCTGGTGCTGGTGCTGTTCCTCGCCAAGCCCTCGCACGCCGGTCACGGGCGCGCGCCGGAGGCCAAGGCGGACTCGGTCGCCACCCCCTAG